One window of Nostoc sp. NIES-3756 genomic DNA carries:
- a CDS encoding RpoD/SigA family RNA polymerase sigma factor translates to MPSLSSDLIRIYLQEIGQFPLLTSDQEITYARQVQQMITVQEQQQHLSQQLNREPTSTELANFLNTTQAQVNQILELGQRAKQKMITANLRLVVSIAKKYQRRNLEFLDLVQEGAIGLQRGIEKFDPNRGYKLSTYAYWWVTQAITRAIAEKSRTVRLPIHVNEKLNQIKKVQREFFQTLGRRPSVAEIAQKLELEPNQIREYLKVASGTISLDLKVGDNQETELSELLASEDVSPNENTTHEMLRQDLSDLLASLKPMQREVLILRFGLLDNQEQSLAQIGEKLNISRERVRQIQQQAMTALRRQEPSIWQYLST, encoded by the coding sequence ATGCCTAGCCTAAGTTCTGATTTGATACGCATCTATTTACAAGAAATTGGTCAGTTCCCTTTATTAACCTCCGACCAAGAAATAACTTATGCAAGGCAAGTACAGCAAATGATTACTGTTCAAGAGCAACAGCAGCATCTGAGTCAACAATTAAATCGAGAACCTACATCAACAGAATTAGCGAATTTCCTCAACACAACCCAAGCCCAAGTAAATCAAATACTTGAGCTTGGGCAACGAGCCAAGCAAAAGATGATCACCGCAAATCTGCGACTGGTAGTTTCTATCGCCAAAAAATATCAGCGTCGTAACTTAGAGTTTCTAGACTTGGTTCAAGAGGGAGCAATCGGGTTGCAAAGGGGAATAGAAAAGTTTGACCCCAACCGAGGATACAAGTTATCAACCTACGCATATTGGTGGGTAACGCAAGCAATTACCAGAGCGATCGCTGAAAAATCTCGCACAGTTCGCTTGCCGATTCACGTTAACGAAAAACTGAATCAAATTAAGAAGGTACAGCGAGAATTTTTTCAAACACTAGGTCGCCGTCCTAGTGTGGCAGAAATTGCTCAAAAATTAGAGTTAGAACCTAACCAAATTCGAGAATATCTCAAGGTTGCCAGTGGGACAATTTCTTTGGATTTGAAGGTAGGGGATAACCAAGAAACAGAACTGAGCGAACTTTTAGCCTCGGAGGACGTATCACCGAATGAAAACACTACTCACGAGATGCTGCGCCAAGATTTAAGTGATTTGTTAGCGTCACTCAAACCGATGCAACGCGAAGTGTTAATTCTACGCTTTGGACTTTTGGATAACCAAGAGCAAAGTCTAGCCCAAATTGGCGAAAAGCTAAATATTAGCCGAGAGCGAGTGCGCCAAATCCAGCAGCAAGCAATGACTGCTCTGCGTCGTCAAGAGCCATCTATTTGGCAGTATTTATCGACTTGA
- a CDS encoding non-ribosomal peptide synthetase, translating into MSQHIHNNLTDEEEYNLSQEAEVFVFPTSFAQQRLWFLDKLAPGNSSYNVSTAIRLTGFLQITALKQAFNEIVRRHETLRTTFVMLEQQPVQAIAPSLYIPLPLIDLRDLESKEREIQVKQIITVEAEYPFNLTTGPLLRIKLLQIEQAEYILLLNIHHIVADGWSIGVLIKELGILYKAFVENQQYLMTSQSVSALLPELHIQYADFAQWQREWLQTVEINGYSSLQIQLAYWQKQLDNLSVLNLPTDRLRPAVPTNRGAKQFLELPQSLTQALEELNYQEDVSLFMTLLAGFKTLLYRYTQQEDIVVGSAIANRNRSELEGLIGFFVNSLVLRTDFSGNPTFRQLLQRVREVTLEAYAHQDLPFEKLVEELQPERNLSHHPLFGVVFSLQNTPIQALELPGLTLSPFKFDNKTAKLDLEFHLWRDRESIKGEIIYSTDLFDDITITRMLGHFQTLLESIVANPEQCLIDLSVLTANEKQQLIDWNNTKTEHTQNKCFHQLFLEQVEKTPDGIALVFEQTQLTYLQLNHQANQLAHHLKNLGVVPDIVVGICIERGPQMIVALLGILKAGGTYLPLDPSYPQERLQFILEDAKVSVLVTQQKFVELFEKSTLSVVYWDRDKSAIASHSKENPVDCVTLRNLAYIIYTSGSTGQPKGVLIEHRGLTNLIKAQIEVFNLQPSSRILQFASLSFDAATFEIVMALGTGAALYLAKKESLIPDQNLIQLLRKNAITHVTFPPSVLKVIPRESLPKLQTIICAGEPCYGEVVQPWLSPNRQLFNAYGPTEATVWSTITEITSISEKIPIGRPIINTQIYILDKHFQPVPIGVPGEIYIGGEGLARGYINLDELTSQKFIPNVFDEVEGKRLYRTGDLACYRPDGNIEFLERIDHQVKIRGFRIELGEIETVIKQHPSVKEAVIVAKTILDEKDLIAYVTFKLNQVVTKNEIKEFLKLKLPAYMLPRNLIVLDCLPLLPNGKVNRQALISLTISNSNSIDKTFIAPRTDTELKLAQIWAEVLNVERVAIHDNFFDLGGNSLLSVRLLNQICRQFEQEIPLSTLFLNQTIASLATCLSNKTDTLASSPLVAIQPSGTNPPFFCVHPIFGVVLPYYELAHHLGKNQPFYGLQPIGIDNKNTPLTSIEDMAASYIQALRQVQPEGPYFLGGWSFGGIVAFEMAQQLQKAGDEVALIAMLDTLAPIPENIPSFGNGFQFLITTVMRDIWPFIREYCYLILAHIKNKITRFLNNYITKFIKTKLLSHISFKDSSISNIDVNQVISQVLNEVSIVTALRIFWANNQAVLKYTPQTYLQQITLFKTITKLSVADADSSMGWDKLAVEKTEIHPISGNHLTMLRQPHIQVLAAQLRACIENKNQAK; encoded by the coding sequence ATGAGTCAGCATATTCACAATAATCTTACTGATGAGGAAGAATATAATTTATCTCAAGAAGCAGAAGTTTTTGTATTTCCTACTTCTTTTGCCCAGCAACGATTGTGGTTCCTCGACAAGTTAGCACCAGGAAATTCATCTTATAATGTATCGACAGCAATTCGATTAACTGGTTTTCTCCAGATCACCGCTCTCAAACAGGCATTTAACGAAATAGTACGTCGCCACGAAACCTTACGTACTACATTTGTTATGTTAGAGCAGCAACCAGTGCAAGCAATCGCACCCAGCTTATATATTCCTTTACCCCTAATAGATTTACGTGATTTAGAGAGCAAAGAACGTGAAATACAAGTGAAACAAATTATTACAGTAGAAGCTGAATATCCTTTCAATCTCACCACTGGGCCATTGCTAAGAATAAAGCTGCTACAAATAGAGCAAGCAGAATATATATTGTTGCTAAATATACATCACATAGTTGCCGATGGCTGGTCAATTGGCGTGTTGATTAAAGAATTGGGGATATTGTACAAAGCCTTTGTTGAAAACCAGCAATATTTGATGACAAGTCAGTCTGTATCGGCACTCCTTCCAGAATTACATATACAATATGCAGATTTCGCCCAATGGCAACGCGAGTGGTTGCAAACAGTGGAGATAAATGGCTATTCTTCTTTACAAATTCAATTAGCTTATTGGCAAAAGCAATTAGATAACCTCTCTGTACTAAATCTCCCAACCGACCGATTAAGACCAGCAGTTCCAACGAATAGAGGTGCAAAACAATTTTTAGAATTACCACAATCTTTAACTCAAGCCCTGGAGGAACTTAACTATCAAGAAGATGTAAGCTTGTTCATGACATTGCTGGCTGGGTTTAAGACTTTGCTTTATCGCTATACCCAGCAAGAGGATATTGTAGTAGGTTCAGCGATCGCTAATCGTAACCGTAGCGAATTAGAAGGGTTAATTGGTTTTTTTGTCAATAGTTTGGTACTACGTACTGATTTTTCAGGGAACCCAACATTTCGCCAATTGTTGCAGCGTGTGCGAGAAGTGACTCTAGAGGCTTATGCTCATCAAGATTTGCCTTTTGAAAAGCTAGTAGAGGAACTACAACCAGAACGAAATTTGAGTCATCATCCTTTATTTGGGGTAGTATTTAGTTTACAAAATACGCCGATTCAAGCGTTAGAATTGCCAGGTTTAACGCTTTCACCGTTCAAGTTTGACAATAAAACCGCAAAGCTTGATTTAGAATTTCATCTATGGCGAGATAGGGAAAGTATCAAAGGAGAAATAATATATAGCACCGATTTATTTGATGATATTACCATTACTCGGATGCTAGGACACTTTCAAACACTGCTAGAAAGTATTGTTGCTAATCCAGAACAGTGTTTAATAGACTTGTCTGTGTTAACTGCAAATGAGAAGCAGCAGTTAATTGATTGGAATAATACAAAAACAGAACATACACAAAATAAATGTTTTCATCAATTATTTCTAGAACAAGTAGAAAAAACACCAGATGGAATCGCCTTAGTCTTTGAGCAAACACAGTTAACCTACCTTCAACTCAATCACCAAGCTAACCAACTAGCACATCATCTAAAAAATTTGGGAGTAGTACCAGATATTGTAGTTGGCATTTGTATAGAGCGAGGTCCTCAGATGATAGTAGCTCTTTTAGGTATCCTCAAAGCAGGTGGTACGTACCTGCCATTAGATCCGAGTTATCCTCAAGAGCGTCTACAATTCATATTAGAAGATGCGAAAGTATCAGTTTTGGTAACTCAACAAAAATTTGTCGAGCTTTTTGAGAAATCTACATTATCCGTGGTTTACTGGGATAGAGATAAAAGTGCGATCGCTTCTCATAGCAAAGAAAACCCTGTTGATTGTGTAACATTGAGAAACTTGGCTTATATAATTTACACTTCTGGCTCAACAGGACAGCCTAAAGGCGTTTTGATTGAACATCGAGGACTTACTAACTTAATAAAAGCTCAGATAGAAGTTTTCAATTTACAACCAAGTAGCCGTATTTTGCAATTTGCATCATTAAGTTTTGATGCAGCAACATTTGAGATTGTCATGGCATTAGGAACAGGAGCAGCTTTATATTTAGCAAAGAAAGAATCCCTCATACCTGACCAAAATTTAATTCAACTATTACGGAAAAATGCTATTACTCATGTTACTTTTCCACCAAGTGTTTTGAAAGTCATACCTAGAGAATCCCTTCCCAAATTGCAAACTATTATTTGTGCAGGCGAACCCTGTTATGGTGAAGTTGTACAACCTTGGTTAAGTCCTAATCGTCAGCTTTTTAATGCCTATGGGCCAACTGAAGCCACAGTTTGGTCAACCATTACTGAGATTACCTCTATTAGTGAAAAAATTCCCATTGGTCGCCCTATTATTAATACACAAATTTATATTTTAGATAAGCATTTCCAACCTGTACCAATTGGCGTTCCAGGCGAAATATATATTGGGGGTGAAGGATTAGCCAGAGGTTACATTAACCTTGATGAATTAACTAGCCAAAAATTTATTCCCAATGTTTTTGACGAGGTAGAAGGTAAGCGTCTTTATCGAACAGGAGATTTAGCTTGTTATCGACCGGATGGCAATATTGAGTTTTTAGAACGTATTGATCATCAAGTAAAAATCCGTGGCTTCCGTATCGAGTTAGGAGAAATTGAAACAGTAATAAAACAGCACCCAAGTGTGAAAGAAGCAGTAATAGTTGCTAAGACTATATTAGATGAAAAGGATTTAATTGCTTATGTTACATTCAAATTAAATCAAGTAGTAACAAAAAATGAAATAAAGGAGTTTTTAAAATTAAAATTACCAGCTTATATGCTTCCAAGAAATTTAATAGTATTGGATTGTTTGCCGCTTCTGCCTAATGGCAAAGTGAACCGTCAAGCATTAATCTCACTTACTATTTCCAATAGCAATTCAATAGATAAAACTTTTATAGCTCCTCGAACTGATACTGAATTAAAATTAGCCCAAATTTGGGCAGAAGTCCTAAATGTTGAGCGTGTAGCTATTCACGATAATTTCTTTGATTTAGGAGGTAATTCATTACTTTCTGTACGCTTGTTAAATCAAATATGTAGACAATTTGAGCAAGAAATACCGCTATCTACCTTATTTTTAAACCAAACAATTGCTAGTTTAGCAACTTGTTTATCAAATAAAACAGATACTCTTGCTTCGTCTCCTTTAGTGGCAATTCAGCCTAGTGGTACTAATCCACCTTTTTTCTGTGTGCATCCTATATTTGGTGTTGTCTTACCTTATTATGAATTAGCCCATCATTTAGGTAAAAATCAACCGTTCTATGGATTACAACCTATAGGAATTGATAATAAAAATACTCCACTCACTAGTATTGAAGATATGGCAGCTTCTTACATTCAAGCATTACGGCAAGTGCAACCGGAAGGCCCTTATTTTTTAGGAGGTTGGTCTTTTGGTGGCATAGTTGCTTTTGAGATGGCGCAACAATTGCAAAAAGCAGGGGATGAGGTAGCTTTAATCGCTATGCTTGACACGTTAGCACCAATTCCTGAAAATATTCCTTCTTTTGGTAATGGTTTTCAGTTTCTTATTACTACGGTAATGCGAGATATATGGCCATTTATTAGAGAATATTGTTACTTAATACTTGCTCATATCAAAAATAAAATAACGAGGTTTTTAAATAATTATATTACTAAATTCATAAAAACTAAATTATTATCACATATTTCTTTCAAAGATAGTTCAATATCTAATATAGATGTAAATCAGGTCATTTCACAGGTTTTAAACGAAGTATCAATTGTCACAGCACTACGTATTTTCTGGGCTAATAATCAGGCAGTTTTAAAATATACACCTCAAACCTATCTCCAACAAATCACTTTGTTTAAAACAATCACAAAATTAAGCGTAGCTGATGCAGATTCGAGTATGGGGTGGGATAAATTGGCTGTTGAGAAAACAGAAATTCATCCTATTAGTGGCAATCACCTCACTATGTTGAGACAGCCTCATATCCAAGTTCTAGCAGCACAACTTAGAGCCTGCATAGAAAATAAAAATCAGGCAAAGTAA